From Rhodococcus antarcticus, the proteins below share one genomic window:
- a CDS encoding ubiquitin-like protein Pup translates to MAQEQTTRTGGGGDDDAVGSDGSAGQERREKMAEETDDLLDEIDDVLEENAEDFVKAYVQKGGQ, encoded by the coding sequence ATGGCCCAGGAGCAGACCACGCGCACCGGTGGCGGCGGGGACGACGACGCGGTCGGCAGCGACGGCTCGGCCGGCCAGGAGCGTCGGGAGAAGATGGCCGAGGAGACCGACGACCTGCTCGACGAGATCGACGACGTGCTCGAGGAGAACGCGGAGGACTTCGTCAAGGCCTACGTGCAGAAGGGCGGGCAGTAG